The genomic region TAAGGGCCGAAAACAACAAGAAGATTAAGTGCAGTGATCTGCttgaccccccccaaaaaagcaaacaagatTCAACTTACAATGTCCGATTTTCCTTCCGTCCAAGTGGTTGCCAGTCCAGAGAACTAAAAAGACAGAAATATAAATGTGGGaataggccttttttttttattttattttttttatcacatgCTCTTCAGAAAatgttgacacacacacgctctgTCTGTGTTGCTACACCTTTTCAGGTCTCCACTGGGGACATGTTAATTCCCAGGCATTAAAAAAGCCAATTGTTTGCGCGTCCAATAATCTATTAGCCCTCGGGCAGCGTGTGTCCACAATGAGAAAATCTGGCTCGGACCGGTTTGCCTTCTGCTTAATCTTTGAATGGATCCGCGTGTTTTTCTTTGCCAAACCgtagttttgtttgtttaaaaatagtATCAATTAATTGCGGACAGCCAATTTGCTGATATCGCGTGATGTTTAAACGAGGTCGAAAATAGAAACGTTTGGCAACAAACAAGGCATCAAAAACAAGCTTGATTGAATCACAAGGCCTGATACACAACATAACAAGTCACCGGAGACGCCAACCTCGGCGGCTGTCATAAATGCCGCAAAAACTTCCCGCAGACAGACGGACGAGCGAGAGCGGGAATTCGAGAGAGAGCGTCCTCTTTTGCTCACCTTCATCTCGTTTCCTCTTCTCGCCGTTGGAGCGGGGGATTCCCAGGATGCCGTTGATGGAGTAGGATCCTACGGGATCGTTGGAGGCGCTGGTCACAGGCGGGGAGGCTGTGCTGGGTACTGATAGGGAAATATTTCAATCAGGTTTTGTTGGGCAAAACTACCGTAATACACTAATAGATGTACACCAAGAAGGCATTTGCAACAGTAATATTGAGAGTACTAAAAGAATATCTGCTTGTGAGAATTGTTGTTTTGTCtctctacatgtgttgcttcaccatttgtgttcaaatcatCATTTTAGTAGGGTCAGGTCAATTTTGTGAATTTTTCCTACGAGATAGCGCACTAttggatgataaaaaaaaaaagcaaaccggTACGGCCAACGAGTAAAAACTTTTTGGACTTAAATTCAGCGTCCATACGTAAGCCGCACTTAATTTAAAACTTTTAaatgtgcggaaaatacggtaaattattTGGAATTTGTAAATAAGATTGTTCACTAAAATGTCTGCCAAAAATCAATATTCTAATTAAATAATATCACAGAGAACTAACTGAATGATTCAGAACACAGATGGTGGACTACTTATGTAATTTGTTCACttaaaagggattttttttaatctagtgGACGAAGCACTGTAATTCACCAAAATGTCCACAAAAAAATTACGATATAATTTAACCCGAAATTCATCCAATAAGCCCAGACAGTGAAAGAGTGACTAATTCCCCACACAGCCTCAGCGTGAATATTAACCGTGCTTTTCCGTTCATTCCGTGAAGTCCCAACTCTCACCTATGGTGTGTCCCGGCGTGGAGAGCGGCGTGACGGATCCGTCGGGGGACGGGTGGAACTGCTGCTGGACTTTGGTGCGGATAATCCTGGTAAAGTGaacaacacccacacacacacacacgcaagctcAATCAATGCCGCCTCCCGAGCGTGGAGATTTCACAGCGGGCCGGGCCGCCCCGGGACGCTTTAAACACAGCTCATCATGTCCACTTAGGCTCCGTGCATGCCAAAGCGCGCCGCGGTCCGAGGGCCCCGCTCGTATCCTCTCTATTCCAACCCCAAATTGGCAATCTCTTGCTTTTGGACTCAATCTCTTGAGTTTGTATGTGTGAGGCTTTCAATCTCGCTGGATTCTGAGCTCCGAAATATGATGGAGTCCAACAACACACACGTGCGAGCATGGGGACAATGTGACATGGCGGGAAAGTCTTCATTGCACTTTGGTCTGAATGATCTTGCAAACAAAGCATGAAATCACATCAATTCACCTCAATGATCAGCTTGACTGACTCTACCTGGCCAAGCCTAATAAtctccctccccccctggctGCCTCTTTTCCTCTCTCCCAACACATCCATTCCTGTCATATCTACTTGCGAGACCACGTTCGGCACCAACTGCCGCTGAGGAAACAATTGCGAGCCAGCGTCTGTTAAAATTTACAACGATGTCGTTTGCCCGCGTTTGacgagtttttttgtttttcttccctggaacttggcatcaacaaaaacttGATTCAGCACTCGTTTCGGGTTGTTGAGCATCATAATCTTATGCTCGGCGCTTTGGAACGAGCTAAAGACAAGAAAATCTGCCGAATTGATCTGATGCAAAGTTCCAGGGCAGGCCTCCGGATGAACCTTAGCTTTGTTAGTTTGATTTTCATCAAAACTTGCCATTGAAAGCGCAACTaggactttattttaaaattcatttCAAATGGGTAAAAAAGATAATCTTGCAAAATCTCACACCGCAGTGATGTTTAAAATCAATACAATTTGTAAGACACATGAAATCGACACAATCTGCCTTCGCGGGCCATATAAAATTCGGTCGctggccggatctggcccccgagcctcAAGTTAGACACCCCAACCGTAGTCGGCGACAGAAAACTACGCTTGGCCTCACATGAAGTAACTTTTGTGGCACCTTGTATGTAATAATTTGTTAATATTTTTGCTTTAGCATATTAGCTGGATTAAAATTGCACAAGTGGCTTTTCTGTACACTGTCCTTCCTTCACCTTTGCTTCTCCCTCCATTTCCCTTCATTCCATCCTCGCCGGCCGCACTGACAATCGGCCCGGCTTTCAAACAAGCATAATACGAGGATCGCTGTAATTCTTTTAGGCAAACACACGTTTACGCTGGGATTTGCACAAGCTCTTTTGTCAACGCCGATCGCATTACATCGCACCGTGACCGTGATAATCTTTTGATTGACACGCGAGCATGAGATCATTGAATAACAGTCGGCGTCGGGGATCCCGCGTCGGGGGCCGACAGGTGTGACAAAAGAGAATTACAGGGTGTGCgccgtgtgtgtttgggggtcGGGCAGCGAGGGGTTAACGTCCTCAGGGAGGGGAAAATTGTACACTGGTTTCATGTGTCTCATGTGTCCCCCGTCCTCCACAAAAGGCCCCGCAGCCTCTTCCGGAAAACACAcatcaatattttatttgaatttctaACATCTCGCCACGACGGTTATCTGACCGCATGGCTTGAGGGAGACTCATAAATTCAAGGACTTTGTTTTCCACTCTGTGTTGTCGCTATTGAATAAGCAATTTTCGACGGGGCGAATTAACGACTTTTGTGTTCCGGGCCGGTGTGGAAAGAAGGGAAATCCCCTGAAGGAATATTAAAATGGGGGATCAATAGTCGcttcttggggggggggaccaCGCGGCAGAAAGCAAACCTGCCTCCTTGTCATCTTTAATAATTCAAGGTGGGAAAAGCCGGGACATCCTCTTTAGTCGGGAGGGCAGAGGTCAGACCCCCTTTAACCGCAAAGACCGCCGACTCGCTGCAGCCTCGCGAAACAACAACCCCGCAGGTGCGCGCTGGAGAAACtcactttccccccccccccaacccccagcAGCTATTATGAGACATTGTTGGCAAGTTAGAAAAACATACCGCTAGAGCCCAATGTCAATTATTAACACTCGTAGGCAAGCGTGTTTTTAAAAGTCAAGCCAATTTTAGCAGCAacaggtcacacacacacaaacacacatcaacacacacactccagtATTGCAAACCTGACCGAATATTTTATCTGACTTGCCATGCACTtggaaagacaaataaaaaaaccgAATAGAAAGGCCTAAAAAGATTCAACCCACAAATGCtgagaagacacacacacacaattttcgctctctctctgtcgctctcttcatgtgtgtgcgtgtgtgaaccTCCAGCTTTTTCTACCTTTAGTTGGACGTGTTATGAGACTCTCCTCAGCTCATTAAAATGTAATGCCGATGACCAGCTCTCTGGAACGGTGGCTCCTAACCAAAGTTCAACACTCCTGCAAGGGCACTTTTTCCCCCCTATCGCCAGCACCAGCGTCATCAAACTCTCTCCAAAGACATTTGAGCCCATTTATGGTAGAAATAGGAAACTATTTTAAGCTAAATGAAGTAATGActagtgatttttttgtttttgttttagtattgtatttttttttatttgaataggTATAATGGTATAGGTTTGTTTTCATTAATTGGAAGAAAAAGCATAAAGGCCCAATTATGGTAGGAATAGAAAGCATTTTAGGCTAAGCATGaaataaatgtcatttattaatttttaaaaatgttttcaaatagaattttcacacattttttaTCCATACATATTGTATATACACAGTAATAATATGGTCTCACTTAAAGCAGGAATAGAAATTATATTATGAAATAGACTTATGTAAATGGGTTTAAAGGTATCAATCTACTAATATGAATaatggtaaaaataaaaattataattACAATGAATCATATTTGATGCCAAATCAAATTAATGTGATTATTTGCTGAGGTGTAATACAAACAATGTTAAGTTATAAAatcaaatatattattttatccAGAAGAAAGATTTACAATCGGTGTAATAACCCATTTGTGACAGGAATAAATAGTACATTGGGCTCTATATATTAAACACATTTTAGGAATTTATGGACGGAGTATAAATGATTATAGTTCACAAGATCAATATCAACAGGAAGTCAGAGGTCATCTATAGATGACACGTACCACATAATTATGAAACAAAAATCCATTTACGACAGCAATAGAAACAACACAACCTTTTTCAAAACGTGTCCAAGTTCCATTTGCAATCGTAACGATAAGAACGGTGTCAAAAGCAGCCGATTGTTGTCCAATGAGAGGCGACACGTCACGTGTCCCGCTGCGCTCCGCCTATTCAAGCATTTTGCGGGCATTTCCAGCCGCCTGCAGACCTGCTTACACCCTATCGATCGCTTTTTATCGAGAcagatgtgatttttttctccacaccccccctccacccccccctccctccatgctctctctcctcctccaCTCTGCGTGTTTGACGGCCACAATCCAGGTGGATTGAATTGCATTTGCAACAGACCACCCAAGTTTGGACGCtttatcaaaataataataataataataataataagtttgTACCTGTTGATGGACGAGACGCTCGGCACGGTGTCGTTGTCGCACACGCCTTCGGCCAATAGCCGGTCCCGGATCTCCCAGGCGAACATGGTCGGGTTCTGCCGCTTGTACTCTGCAATCTTATCCACCACTTTCGGGGTCGCCACCTTCGGTTTGGACCCCCCGATCACCCCCGGTTTAATACTCCCCGTCTCGTAGTACCTGCACACAGTGCACGTTTAATGTCGACAGCGATTcatatagcttttttttttttttttttttgcagttagtGCGTGGATTCggaatacacacaaaaaatacacGTTGAATTGCGTTCTCTTTTAAAATCACATCTACGGCGCTGAGTGGAGTGGGAGTGGGTTTAAACAAGTGTGCATGCATGACATGCCACCATGAAGTATTAGCGGTATTATACctaaaaatcaaaataagattttttttttaaaaaaagcaatgtTTCTGACAAACATTCAGTGTGTGTGCATTGAAATACCTCTGAAATGCCTTCTGATagctgggaaaaaaatatatgtcaaAATATTACCTCTCGTGCTCACGTGTGTAGAATTAgacagaaaagcaaaaaaaaaaataataataataatcccgcGTTTTAGGGATTGCGATTTTGTTTTAATGTTTCCCATTTcgcaaagctaaaaaaaaaaaaaaaaagcaatgtgcaagcaaaaaagaaataaacaaataaataaaaagctgaCTTCTATACATCACAATATGGCTGAATGGAGCTGCGACGAGATTGATGTTTTGAAACTTGGTGCGTTCgtggtttttattattatttattatttttttttacctgccgAGGATTTTGCTGACGCAGCCGTGACTGACCCGGAGCTGTCTGGAAATGTCACACGGGCGGACCCCTTGGTGGGCAAGCTCCACGATCCGTTGCCGCACCACGTCCGGCAGGGGTCTGCCGTTCACGAACACCCCGCCGAGCTGGTTCACGCCGCCGTGCCCTGCGTGGGATACAACAGCGGCACCGGGGAGGGGGGGAAGCATAACATTACATACCTGAAGACGACTCACCTGCCTTCAatttgcgctttttttttttattattcgtcGCGGGGGGTTATTAATGCGTAAAATGCGTGCGTAAAAGTATTTCCCAGTCCTGCTGAGGTCATATTTTTCCAAGATCAGCTCGTGCAGTGCAACACATGTCGCGAGTATTACGTTTCGCCCTGTTTAATTTTCCCTGCACGATTATAGTAAATAATTCAAATGACCTTTGATAACTCCTATTACAAACGCGGATAAATAATTGAGGCGCAGGCCGGGGCTCGTCTCAaacaaaaattgtattttttaatgctttaattcttcttgtttttttagcaCTCTAATGAGAAATTGTTTGACATCATTTACACACACTGGGCTCCATAATGTGATGTCACAGGTAATAAAAAGCTTTGTATTCAAATTGAGCATTTGAGCAGCTCACGCGAAAAATAAAATTAGATATAACCAGAAATAAAAATAGCCTTGAAGAAAAAGTGGAATTTGTATTTTGGAGGAATTTGTAAGATCTGGCGTTTAATATTTTTGTAGGATTCTAATCGTAGTACAATGCTGTTTTTGGAATAGCACAatttttaaacacaataaaataTGACATCACGCCTGTTTAAGTTCTGCCCAATATACTTCGAATTTTGAACGAAGTCTGTCACATTTTCATATCGAGAAACCAAATTGAAGTTTtcctataataaaaaaatagtgaAATGTTGACTTTCCGTCACTTCCTTCACATTAAACAAAATCAAGGATGGCGAAGTGAACGttgtgaaaataataataataatcgtaaAACCTTATACAACGTCTCACAAAAAGCACCCTTCGTTTTCCCACACATTTGTCAGAAAAACACTGGCAAACTCGATCCATCCTTTCCTTTCCAAATTATCactgatatttatttattcccaattattatttttttcgatATTTT from Syngnathus typhle isolate RoL2023-S1 ecotype Sweden linkage group LG8, RoL_Styp_1.0, whole genome shotgun sequence harbors:
- the pax2a gene encoding paired box protein Pax-2a isoform X1 encodes the protein MDIHCKADPFSAMHRHGGVNQLGGVFVNGRPLPDVVRQRIVELAHQGVRPCDISRQLRVSHGCVSKILGRYYETGSIKPGVIGGSKPKVATPKVVDKIAEYKRQNPTMFAWEIRDRLLAEGVCDNDTVPSVSSINRIIRTKVQQQFHPSPDGSVTPLSTPGHTIVPSTASPPVTSASNDPVGSYSINGILGIPRSNGEKRKRDEVLWTGNHLDGRKIGHCGSDGSIPGSDSQGSVESLRKHLRADAFTQQQLEALDRVFERPSYPDVFPTSEHIKPEQANEYSLPSLNPGLEDVKPSLSSSGSSDLASSVSQSYSVVTGRDMASTTLPGYPPHVPPTGQGSYPTSTLAGMVPGGDFSGNPYSHPQYTTYNEAWRFSNPALLSSPYYYSAASRGSAPPTAAAAYDRH